The DNA segment GGCCATGGGGTGTGGCGCCCCTATTACTGGCATGTTCCATCTGGTCACGCACGCCTTCTTTAAAGCGATGCTCTTCCTTGGATCTGGCTCGGTCATACATGCTATGGAAGATGTAGTTGGCCACGAACCAATTCTGGCCCAAGATATGCGCCTGATGGGAGGCCTACGCCAAAAGATGCCGATCACTGCCACCACCTTTTTCATTGGCTGCATAGCGATCAGTGGTATCCCGCCCTTGGCTGGTTTTTGGAGCAAAGATGAAATTCTTGGCCAAGCCTTTAAAACCTTCCCGGCGCTATGGCTCGTGGGTTTCCTCACAGCAGGGATGACGGCCTTTTATATGTTTCGGCTTTATTTCCTTACCTTCGAAGGAAAGTTTCGCGGTAACGATAAGGCTATTCGCACCTATCTCCTTGCCGCTGCTGGCAAGGAAGACAAAGATCATGACGATTGTGTCAACAGCGTGCATGAGTCGGCCTGGCCGATGACGACGCCGCTCATCCTCTTAGCTGTACCCTCCGTACTGATTGGTTTGCTGGGCACCCCTTGGAATAATCGTTTTGCTGGCCTATTGAACCCGGAAGAAGCTGCAGAGATGGCTAAGTACTTCAGCTGGAGTGAGTTTTTGCCCTTAGCGATTGCCTCTATTGTCATTTCTTTAACAGGCATCGGCTTAGCAACTTTTGCTTATGCCATACAGCGAATCAATCTCGGACAGCTTATTGCTGGGCGGTTCCCAATAATTAACACCTTCCTTGTCAATAAATGGTACTTGGATTGGATTAACGAACAATTATTTGTTCGAGTTAGTCGCAGGCTCGCTCGCGAGGTTCTAGAGGTGGATGCCAAGGTGGTAGATGGGGTTGTGAACCTCACCGGCTTGCTTACCCTTGGTAGCGGAGAGGGTCTCAAATATCTGGAGACTGGTCGTGCGCAATTTTATGCGCTGATTGTGTTTGCTGGTGTGATTGCCATGGTTGTTTTGTTTGGAGTGATCGGCAGACCAATTAACTGATCCAGACCCTTATGTGTGTCATCACCTATCGAGGTGATGACACAGCCTCAGCGATTTCTACGATCCAACCAGTGAAAACTTAGGTAGTTCGTGATCGATTTTGCTGTCGCTGGTCTGAGCGACCCCGTGCAAACGGCAATACCTTGGCTGAGTCTGTCGATCATCGCGCCGATAATTGGCGCGATGATGGTTCCCTTCATCCCTGACAATGGAGAGGGTAAGCAAGTGCGTTGGTATGCACTGCTTATCACTTTGGTCACATTTCTAATAACAGTTGCGGGCTATCTCAGAGGCTATAACCCCAGCCTAAGTGGCCTACAGTTGTCTGAGCGCGTCAGCTGGTTACCTGATCTTGGCCTCACCTGGACCGTTGGGGCTGACGGACTGTCGATGCCCTTAATCCTGCTGACTAGTTTTATCACTAGTCTTGCCTGTCTGGCTGCATGGCCGGTGACCTTTAAACCGCGGCTGTTCTATTTCCTATTGCTCACGATGGATGGAGGCCAGATTGCTGTTTTTGCGGTGCAAGACATGTTGTTGTTTTTCTTGGTTTGGGAGTTGGAGCTGATTCCCGTTTACCTGTTACTTGCAATTTGGGGAGGCAAAAAACGTCAGTATGCTGCTACGAAATTCATCCTTTACACGGCAGGTAGCTCTCTTTTCATCTTGCTGGTGGCTCTCGCTATGGGATTTTTTGGAGGGGAGACGCCGAGCTTTGAATACACCAAGTTGGCGGCCAAAGACTTCGGAAGTGGCTTTCAGTTGTTTTGTTACGCAGGGCTGCTCATCGCCTTCGGAGTAAAATTGCCAATTGTGCCTCTGCACACATGGCTACCGGATGCCCATGGTGAAGCGACAGCACCGGTACATATGTTACTGGCCGGCATATTACTAAAAATGGGTGGTTATGCTCTACTGCGCTTCAACTGTGAGCTACTTCCCACAGCGCACGCTCAGTTCGCCCCTTTACTGATCGTGCTTGGCGTTGTGAACATAATTTACGCTGCTCTCACTTCCTTTGCCCAGCGTAACCTCAAACGGAAGATTGCTTATAGCTCGATCAGTCATATGGGATTCGTGTTGATAGGTATCGGCAGCTTCAGCGTTCTTGGCACAAGCGGTGCCATGCTACAAATGATAAGTCACGGACTGATTGGCGCCAGCTTGTTCTTCCTTGTGGGCGCCACCTACGATCGCACCCACACTCTACTTTTAGATGAAATGGGTGGGGTAGGGCAGAAAATGCGAGTCATGTTTGCCCTATGGACTGTTTGCGCTCTCGCTTCTCTAGCCTTGCCTGGAATGAGCGGTTTTGTCAGCGAGCTAATAATTTTCGCCGGGTTTGCTACTGATGAGGCCTACACATTGGCCTTTCGCGTAGTTATTTGCGGACTTGCAGCAGTGGGAGTCATTCTTACGCCAATTTACCTGCTCTCAATGCTTCGGGAAATCTTCTTCGGCAAAGAAAAAATTGAGCTTGTTTCCGACACGAACCTGGTAGATGCCGAGCCCCGTGAGATTTATATCATCGGATGCTTACTCATTCCAATCATTGGCATTGGTTTGTATCCGCGTGTTATGACCGATAGTTTCAGCAGCTCGATCGAGGCGTTAGTAAGTCGAGATCTGACTGCTATGGAGCAGCTCAGCAAGCCCACGGCACCATTAATTCGGGGTCAGCGCGAATCTTCCATGCCGGCGATGCTGCAGGCACCCATCCTCACCCCTTCAACCTCTTAGGTAATTAGGTAACACACCGATCCTGTGGCTTTAGTGCCGGGCTCTCTAAAGTTCGCCCAGGCCAAGGCGCTTTGCCCATGCTCTGTCTTGGCCTGATGTTTGTCTTCAAACTGGGTTTATCCTTAATCTTTGAGAACAAGGCTTTAGCAATCGCTTACGTGTTGTGGGAGAGCAATACTCTCTGCGGATTTGGTGAATCCCTACCTTTTCTTTATTTTTTGTCACTAAAACCGGAGCCACATCCCACCAAAAGGTAGGTCAGGTTTCCGCTAGCAATGATCCTGACCTTGAGTAGGCCCTACACAAAAACGCAATACCAACCAAGACGGACTCGGATGAGCAGGCATACATGGCAGATGGCTAGCCTGCCAACAACATGGTCGATACTTTAGATCGGGCAGAGATTTGAATTCCCATTGCATCAGGTTATCCCCGAAGAAACCACTGGTTCCGGTACGCCTCTAGCTATCCGTCTTCTGCAGAGCGCTGTCGAGTGCGGAAGCCTTGACCCTTGGGGTGTCAATGTGATTGCTGTTTTGGACGGATTCCTGGACCAACTTAGGCAACGTCTCGAAATGTCTCGACAAATAACAACGGCCGTAACAAGACAAGGTGGCAGTTACGAGCGCGATCTAGCCGAAAGCAGTCAAGCCTTTTTGGCTGCATCAATTCTCCTGGAGCTAAAAGCCCAATCGCTTGAGGCAAGTTTGCTCTCATCTGCTCCTGAAGTGGATGAATATTGCGAAGTCGACCCTGATAATCAGAGAGGGCTGAATCCATGTTTTGAACTACCTAAACGACCAGAGCTCTATCTGCAACGTCGACCAGTAGCGCCTTTACCACTGCGTCGGATTGTTGCTCTCGGAGCATTGGCATTGGTTGAACAACTCGAGGCCATTGCCAAGCGGCGGCTTGAGTCACGTGAGTTTGAAATACGACCTCGTCAAAGCCACAGGCGTTCCAGTGCAAACAACGCAGTTGCCCAAGTAGCCGACCTAGCTCATAGGGAAAAACTACCTGAAACTACAGAAGCTCTTGGTGTTTTTCTCGCCGGCTGGGAAGACGCTTTGGATTGGGTGGACTTCGAACAACTGGTACGGCACTGGGGTCATGTAGCCGCAGCTGATCTTAATCGAGACAGGGTTGGGGTGTTCCGGGCCCTTCTCTTTCTCTCCTCCCAAGGCAAGGTGGAACTCGACCAAAAAGTGTGGCTACATGGACCATTACAATTCAAACGAACCCCAGCCAGTGGAATTCCGACTCGATTGCCGATCGGCTGTCTTCGTTTGCCAGACCCTGTATCGACTGCGGCAACCACTATCACGCGAAAGTAGTCTAATGTGCTGCCAATTCAGGAGCCCGAAACGCCAATGAAGGCGATGATTCTGGCGGCTGGCAAGGGGACAAGGGTGCAGCCGATTACGCATGTGATCCCCAAACCAATGATTCCGATCTTGCAAAAGCCAGTGATGGAATTTTTGTTGGAACTATTGAAGGAGCATGGTTTTACCGAAGTGATGGTAAACGTTTCTCATTTGGCCGAAGAAATTGAGAACTACTTTCGTGATGGCCAACGTTTTGGCGTAGAACTTGCTTACAGCTTCGAAGGCAGAATTGAAGATGGTGAGCTAATCGGTAGCGCCCTAGGTTCGGCTGGTGGACTAAAAAAAATCCAAGATTTCCAACAGTTTTTTGACGATACCTTTGTGGTGCTCTGCGGAGATGCCCTGATTGACCTCGATTTAAGTGAGGCCCTGCGACGTCACCGGGAGAAAGGAGCTATTGCCAGCTTGGTAACCAAACGTGTTCTTAGAGACCAGGTCAGTAGTTATGGTGTTGTCGTCACCGATGATGCGGGTCGAATCTCATCCTTTCAGGAAAAACCAAGTGTTGAAGAGGCGCTCAGTGACACAATCAACACTGGTATTTATATCTTTGAGCCAGAAATCTTCAAACACATTCCTTCTAGAGTCTCCTTTGATATTGGCTCTGATCTGTTTCCAAAGCTGGCCGCATCCGGAGCACCTTTTTATGCCATCCCGATGGATTTTGAATGGGTGGATATCGGCAAAGTGCCAGATTACTGGCAGGCAATCCGTAGGGTACTCTTAGGTGAAGTTCGCCAAGTCGGTATTCCGGGCAAGGAAGTGTGTCCAGGTGTCTTCACCGGCCTTAATGTCGCTGCCAACTGGGACAAGATCAAAATTTCTGGGCCTGTTTACGTTGGGGGCATGACCAAAATCGAAAACAGTGCAACCATTATTGGTCCCTCAATGATCGGGCCTAGTTGCCATATTTGCGAAGGCGCCACAATCGATAACTCAATTATTTTTGATTACTCACGCATTGGAGCCGGTGTTCAATTAGTGGAGAAACTGGTTTTTGGACGCTACTGCGTTGGCAAAGACGGTGGTCACTTTGATCTGCAAGAAGCCTCGCTTGATTGGTTAATTACTGATGCTCGACGCCAAGATCTTGTAGAGCCGTCTCCACAACAAAAAGCGATGGCAGAACTACTCGGCACTGATCTCACCTCAGCAACGAGCTGATTCCTGCTTGATCAAGAATCAGGGGGATTCGCTCTTCTGCTCTAATTGCCATCAGGTGAACGCCTCGGACAATTCCTAGGTATTGCTGTACTTGCTCCGCAGCGATGGCTACTCCTTCCATTGATGCATCGGAAGCCCTGTCTAAACGCTCGATCAGATGGTTTGGAATACATGCTCCAGGCACCA comes from the Synechococcus sp. M16CYN genome and includes:
- a CDS encoding NAD(P)H-quinone oxidoreductase subunit 5, giving the protein MPSAAELAWLIPVLPLVGAVITGLGLISFNRTINRLRKPVALLLITCVGIATALSYATLANQLAGSPTVEHLFVWASAGDFTLPMGYVIDPLGAMMLSLVTTIALLVMVYSHGYMIHDKGYVRFFTYLALFSSSMLGLIISPNLLEIYVFWELVGMCSYLLVGFWYDREGAAHAAQKAFVVNRVGDFGLLLGILGLFWATGSFDFHGIADGLQRGLANGSVAPWAALLLCLLIFMGPMAKSAQFPLHVWLPDAMEGPTPISALIHAATMVAAGIFLVARLDPLYTQFPTVQAVIAVIGTITCFLGASIALTQMDLKKGLAYSTVSQLGYMMLAMGCGAPITGMFHLVTHAFFKAMLFLGSGSVIHAMEDVVGHEPILAQDMRLMGGLRQKMPITATTFFIGCIAISGIPPLAGFWSKDEILGQAFKTFPALWLVGFLTAGMTAFYMFRLYFLTFEGKFRGNDKAIRTYLLAAAGKEDKDHDDCVNSVHESAWPMTTPLILLAVPSVLIGLLGTPWNNRFAGLLNPEEAAEMAKYFSWSEFLPLAIASIVISLTGIGLATFAYAIQRINLGQLIAGRFPIINTFLVNKWYLDWINEQLFVRVSRRLAREVLEVDAKVVDGVVNLTGLLTLGSGEGLKYLETGRAQFYALIVFAGVIAMVVLFGVIGRPIN
- a CDS encoding NDP-sugar synthase, whose translation is MKAMILAAGKGTRVQPITHVIPKPMIPILQKPVMEFLLELLKEHGFTEVMVNVSHLAEEIENYFRDGQRFGVELAYSFEGRIEDGELIGSALGSAGGLKKIQDFQQFFDDTFVVLCGDALIDLDLSEALRRHREKGAIASLVTKRVLRDQVSSYGVVVTDDAGRISSFQEKPSVEEALSDTINTGIYIFEPEIFKHIPSRVSFDIGSDLFPKLAASGAPFYAIPMDFEWVDIGKVPDYWQAIRRVLLGEVRQVGIPGKEVCPGVFTGLNVAANWDKIKISGPVYVGGMTKIENSATIIGPSMIGPSCHICEGATIDNSIIFDYSRIGAGVQLVEKLVFGRYCVGKDGGHFDLQEASLDWLITDARRQDLVEPSPQQKAMAELLGTDLTSATS
- a CDS encoding segregation and condensation protein A; its protein translation is MHQVIPEETTGSGTPLAIRLLQSAVECGSLDPWGVNVIAVLDGFLDQLRQRLEMSRQITTAVTRQGGSYERDLAESSQAFLAASILLELKAQSLEASLLSSAPEVDEYCEVDPDNQRGLNPCFELPKRPELYLQRRPVAPLPLRRIVALGALALVEQLEAIAKRRLESREFEIRPRQSHRRSSANNAVAQVADLAHREKLPETTEALGVFLAGWEDALDWVDFEQLVRHWGHVAAADLNRDRVGVFRALLFLSSQGKVELDQKVWLHGPLQFKRTPASGIPTRLPIGCLRLPDPVSTAATTITRK
- a CDS encoding NAD(P)H-quinone oxidoreductase subunit 4, yielding MIDFAVAGLSDPVQTAIPWLSLSIIAPIIGAMMVPFIPDNGEGKQVRWYALLITLVTFLITVAGYLRGYNPSLSGLQLSERVSWLPDLGLTWTVGADGLSMPLILLTSFITSLACLAAWPVTFKPRLFYFLLLTMDGGQIAVFAVQDMLLFFLVWELELIPVYLLLAIWGGKKRQYAATKFILYTAGSSLFILLVALAMGFFGGETPSFEYTKLAAKDFGSGFQLFCYAGLLIAFGVKLPIVPLHTWLPDAHGEATAPVHMLLAGILLKMGGYALLRFNCELLPTAHAQFAPLLIVLGVVNIIYAALTSFAQRNLKRKIAYSSISHMGFVLIGIGSFSVLGTSGAMLQMISHGLIGASLFFLVGATYDRTHTLLLDEMGGVGQKMRVMFALWTVCALASLALPGMSGFVSELIIFAGFATDEAYTLAFRVVICGLAAVGVILTPIYLLSMLREIFFGKEKIELVSDTNLVDAEPREIYIIGCLLIPIIGIGLYPRVMTDSFSSSIEALVSRDLTAMEQLSKPTAPLIRGQRESSMPAMLQAPILTPSTS